In Bryobacteraceae bacterium, the following proteins share a genomic window:
- the hpnI gene encoding bacteriohopanetetrol glucosamine biosynthesis glycosyltransferase HpnI has product MFVWVLAALVAGSAVYCLLAIFAELGFLLTTRPGLSNAEPISVLRPLAGVDSGFEENLRSLFKQRYPHFELIFAVRDESDPAVPVLEQFRTLFPRIPAKLIVTGEPPYPNAKVWSLEKMTAAARHSLLVMTDSDIGLERDFLAEIAADFQDPKLGLMTCPYRAIPGKSIWSGLETLTANTEFLSGVLVARMIEGMRFAVGPTMAARKAAIEQAGGWANFRDYLAEDFMLGQAVAKAGAGVGLSRSVVGHSIAATERETFAQNAEHRLRWCRSTRRSRPAGYVGQLFTHTVPLAVLLALAAPAWWPLALAAVLLRFAAAVGCARILRDPLLKQAFYLLPLADFASFGFWIAGFFGNKVRWRDRIYLLHRDGRFERVAS; this is encoded by the coding sequence ATGTTCGTCTGGGTGCTGGCGGCGCTGGTGGCAGGGTCGGCGGTGTATTGCCTGCTCGCGATCTTCGCCGAGCTCGGATTCCTGCTCACCACGCGCCCCGGGCTCTCGAACGCGGAGCCGATCAGCGTCCTGCGTCCGCTCGCCGGTGTCGACTCGGGTTTCGAAGAGAACCTCCGGAGCCTGTTCAAGCAGCGCTATCCGCACTTCGAACTCATCTTCGCCGTCCGCGATGAGAGTGACCCCGCCGTCCCCGTGCTCGAACAGTTCCGGACTCTGTTCCCGCGAATCCCGGCCAAACTGATCGTCACAGGCGAACCGCCGTATCCCAACGCGAAGGTCTGGAGCCTCGAGAAGATGACCGCAGCCGCGCGCCATTCCCTACTCGTGATGACCGACAGCGACATTGGTCTCGAACGCGATTTCCTCGCCGAGATCGCCGCCGATTTTCAAGATCCCAAGCTCGGCCTGATGACCTGCCCGTACCGCGCGATTCCCGGCAAGTCCATTTGGTCCGGACTCGAAACCCTGACGGCCAATACCGAGTTCCTCTCCGGCGTCCTGGTGGCGCGCATGATCGAGGGAATGCGTTTCGCCGTCGGCCCCACGATGGCGGCGCGGAAGGCGGCGATCGAACAGGCCGGCGGCTGGGCGAACTTCCGGGACTATCTTGCCGAAGACTTCATGCTCGGCCAGGCGGTGGCGAAAGCCGGCGCCGGCGTTGGCCTCTCCCGCAGCGTCGTCGGCCATTCCATCGCCGCTACCGAACGCGAAACCTTCGCACAAAACGCCGAACACCGGCTGCGCTGGTGCCGCTCCACGCGGCGCTCGCGGCCGGCCGGCTACGTCGGCCAGTTGTTCACGCACACCGTGCCGCTCGCCGTCCTTCTGGCGCTCGCAGCGCCGGCTTGGTGGCCCTTGGCGCTGGCCGCCGTGCTGCTGCGATTCGCCGCCGCCGTGGGATGCGCCCGCATCCTGCGCGACCCCTTATTGAAACAAGCGTTCTATCTCCTCCCACTCGCCGACTTCGCCAGCTTCGGCTTCTGGATCGCCGGATTCTTCGGAAACAAGGTCCGCTGGCGGGACCGCATCTACCTGCTTCATCGCGACGGCCGCTTCGAGCGGGTGGCCTCATGA
- a CDS encoding TonB-dependent receptor, whose translation MKRLIFLLALAASAQTRKDSVVVTGVYEPVASEEVDRSVRSIAVDDEQKVLTHTVTDFLNRDSSVDLRQRGQNNIQTDVSIRGSTFGQTLVLLDGMRLNDVQSGHHNMDLPVPVESLERIEVLKGSGSTMYGSDAIGGVIHFVTRTPEHSEIRLRTGIGSFGGNQERAALSYTRGTFAQQLTASRDFSTGFAPNRDYRNLALTSTTGFQTKAGNTRLTLAHADKPFGAEQFYGNFNSWERTKTWWASARHAFDDQTSVSFMFRRHTDLFVLYRDRPQVFTNRHAAESFQASFRRWEDLGANTRLHWGVEGLRDAIDSNNLGVHTRARGAAYAALDMRAVRRFSFSLGAREEFYGSADHQFSPTAAAGAWLHPTLKLRASVTRAFRLPTFTDLYYHDPANAGSPNLRPESAVGFEGGLDWHVSPRVRADVTVFHRRERDGIDYVRRSLTDIWRATNFQRLRFTGVEASTRVRAGRGQVIDFSYTGLRGASAAVAGQFSRYSFNYPRRLGVAGWQGTLPGGIVARGRVGAVERIARDPYAVVDLYAARARGRVHPFVQLTNLTDSVYQEIFGVAMPGRAAMAGVELVLSRR comes from the coding sequence ATGAAGCGGCTGATTTTCCTGCTGGCCCTGGCCGCCTCCGCCCAGACGCGCAAGGACTCGGTCGTCGTCACCGGCGTCTACGAACCAGTGGCGAGCGAGGAAGTGGACCGCTCCGTTCGATCCATCGCCGTCGACGACGAGCAAAAGGTCCTCACCCATACCGTCACCGATTTTCTCAATCGCGACTCGTCCGTCGACCTCCGCCAGCGCGGGCAGAACAACATCCAGACAGACGTATCCATCCGCGGTTCCACATTCGGCCAGACCCTCGTCCTCCTCGACGGCATGCGGCTCAACGATGTCCAGAGCGGGCATCACAACATGGACCTTCCGGTCCCGGTAGAGTCGCTCGAGCGGATCGAGGTCTTGAAGGGTTCAGGCTCGACCATGTACGGAAGCGACGCCATCGGCGGCGTGATCCACTTCGTCACCCGGACGCCCGAGCATTCCGAGATCCGGCTCCGCACCGGCATCGGCAGCTTCGGCGGCAACCAGGAGCGCGCCGCGCTGAGCTACACCCGCGGCACGTTCGCCCAGCAACTGACGGCCTCGCGCGACTTCTCAACCGGTTTCGCGCCCAACCGCGACTACCGCAACCTCGCGCTCACCTCCACCACCGGCTTCCAGACCAAGGCCGGAAACACCCGCCTCACGCTGGCCCATGCCGACAAGCCTTTCGGCGCCGAACAGTTTTACGGCAACTTCAATTCGTGGGAAAGGACCAAAACGTGGTGGGCGTCGGCGAGGCACGCCTTCGACGACCAAACGAGCGTGAGCTTCATGTTCCGCCGCCACACAGACCTCTTCGTCCTCTATCGCGACCGGCCGCAGGTGTTCACCAACCGTCACGCCGCCGAAAGCTTCCAGGCATCCTTCCGCCGCTGGGAGGACCTGGGCGCCAACACCCGGCTCCACTGGGGCGTGGAAGGACTGCGCGACGCCATCGACAGCAACAACCTCGGCGTGCATACACGCGCCCGCGGAGCCGCCTACGCCGCGCTCGACATGCGCGCCGTGCGCCGCTTCTCGTTTTCGCTCGGCGCGCGCGAGGAATTCTACGGATCCGCCGATCACCAGTTCTCGCCCACCGCCGCCGCCGGCGCATGGCTCCACCCGACGCTCAAACTGCGGGCCAGCGTCACGCGCGCCTTCCGCCTGCCGACCTTCACCGATCTCTACTATCACGACCCGGCGAACGCCGGCTCGCCCAATCTGCGGCCCGAATCGGCGGTGGGTTTCGAAGGCGGCCTCGATTGGCACGTCTCGCCGCGCGTCCGCGCGGACGTAACGGTGTTCCACCGCCGGGAGCGCGACGGGATCGACTACGTGCGGCGTTCCCTCACCGACATCTGGCGCGCCACCAACTTCCAGCGCCTTCGCTTCACGGGCGTCGAGGCATCCACGCGCGTGCGTGCCGGGCGCGGACAGGTGATCGACTTCAGCTACACCGGGCTGCGCGGCGCCAGCGCCGCCGTGGCCGGGCAGTTCTCCCGCTACTCGTTCAACTACCCGCGGCGCCTGGGAGTGGCCGGATGGCAAGGCACTCTCCCCGGCGGAATCGTGGCCCGCGGCCGCGTGGGCGCCGTCGAACGAATCGCCCGCGATCCCTACGCCGTCGTCGATCTCTACGCGGCGCGGGCGCGCGGACGTGTCCATCCCTTCGTCCAGTTGACCAACCTCACGGACTCCGTCTACCAGGAGATCTTCGGCGTGGCGATGCCGGGCCGGGCGGCCATGGCCGGCGTCGAGCTGGTTTTGAGCCGGCGGTAA
- a CDS encoding DUF1223 domain-containing protein, protein MRVLMVALSAVALSAQTPVLVELFTSEGCSSCPPADALLASIHKAGAASGVEVIALSEHVDYWNQLGWRDPFSSSEFTARQQNYARRLGLRGPYTPQMVVDGRWEFVGSDRSRLGKALTEAAKTPKPRVGITLDGPALKLTVPGGVQGDAWLAITEDGLSVDVPRGENTGRKLRHEAVTRRLAKLGKGAAFTEPWKPDPQWKGALRAVAFVTDAHGTVVAAGALRIP, encoded by the coding sequence GTGCGAGTACTCATGGTCGCCCTCAGCGCCGTGGCGCTTTCCGCCCAGACGCCCGTCCTCGTTGAACTGTTCACCTCAGAGGGCTGTTCGAGCTGCCCGCCGGCCGACGCGCTGCTCGCCTCGATTCACAAAGCGGGAGCCGCCTCCGGAGTTGAAGTGATCGCCCTCAGCGAGCACGTCGACTATTGGAACCAGCTCGGGTGGCGGGACCCATTCTCTTCGTCCGAGTTCACCGCCCGCCAGCAGAACTACGCGCGGCGGCTCGGCTTGCGCGGACCCTACACGCCGCAGATGGTGGTCGACGGGCGATGGGAGTTCGTCGGAAGCGACCGTTCCCGCCTCGGCAAGGCGCTCACCGAAGCGGCCAAGACGCCGAAACCGCGCGTCGGCATCACGCTTGATGGTCCGGCGCTGAAGTTGACCGTACCCGGTGGGGTCCAGGGCGATGCGTGGCTCGCGATCACGGAAGACGGATTATCGGTGGATGTGCCGCGCGGGGAGAACACGGGACGCAAACTACGGCACGAGGCGGTGACGCGGCGGCTTGCCAAGCTCGGCAAGGGCGCGGCGTTCACGGAACCGTGGAAGCCGGACCCGCAATGGAAGGGCGCGCTGCGAGCCGTGGCGTTCGTCACCGATGCCCACGGAACCGTGGTCGCCGCAGGCGCCCTCCGAATCCCGTGA
- a CDS encoding SLC13 family permease: MPTEPWSPQAPSESRDAYWDVHLGAVSLAALGVAILLSCTTRLNVGLIAIAFSWLIGVYLGGMPVKAIAAGFPSDLFLTLAGVTLLFTQAQVNGTLDRVAHAAVRMCRGNAGLACVSIFLLAAGLASVGPGNIATAALLAPMAMSTASRMKIPAFLMAIVAGNGANAGSLSPFAPTGIIVSGLMTRIGLGGHEARTFVDNLVAHAVMAAGGFLLFGGWRLFGQRGEAPAEEEDSRFEPKHWITIGVIATLILSVLLLRVHVGMAAFAGAVILSLARIADDAEALRRMPWGTIVMVSGVTILIALLEKTAGLDLFTSFVARYATTATIAPLISFVTGIISVYSSTSGVVLPAFLPTIPGLIEKLGGGDPASIASAMNIGGHLVDVSPLSTIGALCVASVADVEESRRLFNRLLGWGLSMTVAGAVYAWLVFA; this comes from the coding sequence ATGCCCACGGAACCGTGGTCGCCGCAGGCGCCCTCCGAATCCCGTGATGCATACTGGGACGTGCATCTTGGCGCTGTTTCGCTGGCCGCGCTGGGCGTGGCGATCCTCCTTAGCTGCACCACGCGGCTGAACGTCGGGCTGATCGCGATCGCGTTTTCCTGGCTGATCGGCGTGTATCTCGGCGGCATGCCGGTGAAGGCGATCGCCGCCGGATTCCCGTCGGACCTGTTTCTCACCCTGGCCGGCGTCACGCTGCTGTTCACGCAAGCGCAGGTGAACGGTACGCTCGATCGCGTGGCGCATGCGGCCGTGCGGATGTGCCGCGGGAACGCGGGCCTCGCCTGCGTTTCCATCTTCCTGCTGGCGGCGGGGCTGGCCTCGGTGGGCCCGGGCAACATCGCCACGGCGGCGCTGCTGGCTCCGATGGCGATGTCGACCGCGTCGCGAATGAAGATTCCGGCGTTCCTGATGGCGATCGTCGCCGGCAACGGGGCCAACGCCGGATCGCTCTCGCCATTCGCGCCCACCGGCATCATCGTCAGCGGTCTGATGACGCGTATCGGGCTCGGCGGGCACGAGGCGCGGACCTTCGTCGACAACCTCGTGGCGCACGCCGTGATGGCCGCCGGCGGCTTTCTTCTCTTCGGCGGATGGCGTCTGTTCGGGCAGCGCGGCGAAGCGCCGGCCGAAGAAGAAGACAGCCGTTTCGAGCCGAAGCACTGGATCACCATCGGCGTCATCGCAACCCTGATCCTCTCCGTGCTGCTGCTCCGAGTCCACGTGGGGATGGCGGCGTTCGCGGGCGCCGTGATCCTGTCGCTGGCGCGCATCGCCGACGACGCAGAAGCGCTTCGCCGAATGCCCTGGGGCACCATCGTGATGGTATCGGGCGTCACCATCCTCATCGCCCTGCTCGAAAAAACCGCCGGGCTGGACCTGTTCACCTCCTTCGTCGCGCGCTACGCCACCACGGCGACCATCGCGCCGTTGATCTCCTTCGTCACTGGAATCATCTCGGTCTACAGCAGCACGTCGGGCGTGGTGCTGCCGGCGTTCCTGCCCACCATCCCCGGCCTCATCGAAAAGCTCGGCGGCGGCGACCCGGCCTCCATCGCCTCGGCGATGAACATCGGCGGCCACCTCGTGGACGTATCGCCGCTCTCGACCATCGGCGCGTTGTGCGTGGCGTCGGTGGCGGACGTGGAAGAAAGCCGGCGCCTCTTCAACCGCCTGCTGGGGTGGGGGCTGTCGATGACCGTGGCTGGCGCGGTCTACGCCTGGCTAGTGTTCGCCTGA
- a CDS encoding YCF48-related protein, with protein sequence MRTFILLAAALPLAAAVDFDNPGPPCWIQDAVAIGSDVWLACDRGAVIHSSDFGKTWQRHPIPAEYRVRSMAFVDAKRGFVVGDNGALLKTTDGGNQWTPARPPVENDFREIFFLGERGWLAGYGGTMLHTADGGETWTPQDTGTRQSIEAIYFVDANRGWGVGWAGTVLRTVNGGETWEEIRAPAAEWSLSGVYFKDANEGWAVGMLGQILHSTDGGKSWEAIGSGSKSWLRAVYVDASGHGWITAENDILETADGGKTWKQAGKEGWIFLERFVHVNGELWAVGPFGIYRKAAGDNEWRTTERFGKVTS encoded by the coding sequence ATGCGAACATTCATCCTGCTCGCGGCGGCGCTGCCGTTGGCAGCCGCCGTCGACTTCGACAACCCCGGTCCCCCCTGCTGGATCCAGGACGCGGTCGCGATAGGCAGCGACGTCTGGCTCGCCTGCGACCGCGGCGCAGTCATCCACTCCTCCGATTTCGGCAAGACCTGGCAGCGTCACCCCATCCCCGCCGAATACCGCGTGCGTTCGATGGCCTTCGTCGACGCCAAACGAGGGTTCGTGGTGGGCGACAACGGTGCGCTGCTGAAGACCACCGACGGCGGGAACCAGTGGACTCCCGCGCGGCCCCCAGTGGAGAACGATTTTCGCGAGATCTTCTTTCTCGGCGAGCGAGGTTGGCTCGCCGGCTACGGCGGCACGATGCTCCACACCGCCGACGGCGGCGAAACCTGGACGCCGCAGGATACCGGCACAAGGCAATCCATTGAAGCGATCTATTTCGTGGATGCGAATCGCGGCTGGGGCGTGGGCTGGGCCGGCACGGTTCTGCGCACGGTGAATGGCGGCGAGACCTGGGAGGAAATCCGTGCTCCGGCGGCTGAGTGGTCTCTGAGCGGCGTCTATTTCAAAGATGCGAACGAAGGATGGGCGGTGGGAATGCTGGGGCAGATTCTGCATTCCACCGACGGCGGCAAGTCGTGGGAGGCGATCGGCAGCGGTTCCAAGAGCTGGCTGCGCGCCGTGTACGTGGACGCCTCCGGCCACGGTTGGATCACGGCGGAGAATGACATCCTCGAGACCGCCGACGGCGGCAAGACGTGGAAGCAAGCGGGCAAGGAAGGATGGATCTTCCTCGAACGCTTCGTGCACGTGAACGGAGAGCTATGGGCGGTGGGGCCGTTCGGCATCTACCGCAAGGCCGCCGGCGACAACGAGTGGCGCACGACGGAGCGGTTCGGGAAAGTCACCTCGTAG
- a CDS encoding DUF4159 domain-containing protein: MAPAARIAFAALIPLAFLAAQRPFREYPPLEGWDTVAPLPDDFERSAEFVFGRLMFPSDGFRGPGRFGRGGNWLVGATAWTVDYPKGDRTFAAILRRLTRIDVRSVEQPVNPDDGDDIYYWPYLHAALPGAWTLSEAQAAKIRDYLLRGGFLFCDSFFGTDEWAGFREGIEMILPGRPIEELPDNDPLFHTVYDLTERFQIGNFRVMMARGTPYRADGFEPHWRAIRDDRGRIMVAIAFNNDLGDAWHMADDPRYPERYSSLGMRLGANAVVYAMSH, encoded by the coding sequence ATGGCGCCGGCAGCCCGCATCGCATTCGCCGCATTGATCCCGCTCGCGTTCCTCGCGGCGCAGCGCCCCTTTCGCGAGTATCCGCCGCTCGAAGGTTGGGACACTGTCGCTCCGCTGCCCGACGACTTTGAGCGCTCAGCCGAGTTCGTCTTCGGCCGCCTGATGTTTCCTTCTGATGGATTTCGCGGACCCGGCCGCTTTGGGCGCGGCGGCAACTGGCTGGTGGGCGCCACCGCCTGGACCGTCGACTACCCGAAAGGCGACCGCACCTTTGCCGCCATCCTCCGCCGGCTCACGCGCATCGACGTCCGCTCCGTGGAGCAGCCCGTCAACCCCGACGACGGCGACGACATCTACTACTGGCCCTATCTGCACGCCGCGCTTCCTGGCGCCTGGACGCTCTCGGAAGCGCAGGCCGCCAAGATCCGCGACTATCTCCTGCGCGGCGGCTTCCTGTTCTGCGACAGCTTCTTCGGCACCGATGAATGGGCGGGATTCCGTGAAGGGATCGAGATGATTCTGCCCGGCCGGCCGATCGAGGAGCTTCCCGATAACGACCCGCTGTTCCACACCGTCTACGACCTCACCGAGCGTTTTCAGATCGGAAACTTCCGCGTGATGATGGCCCGCGGAACTCCTTACCGGGCCGATGGCTTCGAGCCGCACTGGCGCGCCATTCGCGACGACCGGGGACGCATCATGGTGGCCATCGCCTTCAACAACGATCTCGGCGACGCCTGGCACATGGCCGACGATCCTCGCTATCCGGAGCGGTACTCATCGCTCGGGATGCGGCTCGGCGCCAACGCGGTGGTGTATGCGATGTCGCATTGA
- the bshB1 gene encoding bacillithiol biosynthesis deacetylase BshB1, translating into MRNPYTDTEPVRPVDVLAIAAHPDDVEQTCGGTLIKLAEMGYRTGVLDLTDGGMGTRGTPQIRLAEADAAAAVMRCGFRGNLHLPDARLENALAARMSLAVEIRRLKPRLVILPYWQARHPDHYHASEIGYEGCFLAGLRKIDHYTEPHRPRKVIYSSVYADVTPSFLVDISAQFERRMEALFRYESQYGDHEAGSSLFPARAETRDRLETVARFYGHKIGVKYAEPFVVKEAMAVEDPVAMAVRSF; encoded by the coding sequence GTGAGAAACCCCTATACCGATACCGAACCCGTGCGCCCGGTAGATGTGCTGGCCATCGCCGCGCACCCCGACGACGTGGAGCAGACCTGCGGCGGCACGCTGATCAAGCTTGCCGAGATGGGTTACCGCACCGGCGTACTCGATCTTACCGACGGCGGCATGGGCACGCGCGGAACTCCTCAGATCCGGCTCGCCGAGGCCGACGCCGCTGCGGCCGTGATGCGCTGCGGCTTCCGCGGGAATCTTCACCTGCCGGACGCGCGCCTGGAAAACGCGCTCGCCGCGCGGATGAGTCTCGCCGTGGAGATCCGCCGCCTCAAACCGCGCCTCGTCATCCTGCCCTACTGGCAGGCGCGCCACCCGGACCACTATCACGCGTCGGAGATCGGTTACGAGGGCTGCTTCCTCGCCGGGCTGCGCAAGATCGATCACTACACGGAGCCGCACCGCCCACGCAAGGTGATCTACTCGTCCGTCTACGCCGATGTCACGCCGAGCTTCCTCGTCGATATCTCGGCGCAGTTCGAACGGCGCATGGAGGCGCTGTTCCGGTACGAGTCCCAATACGGCGATCACGAAGCGGGCAGCAGCCTGTTCCCGGCGCGCGCGGAAACGCGGGACCGCCTGGAGACCGTGGCGCGCTTCTACGGCCACAAGATCGGGGTGAAGTACGCCGAGCCGTTCGTGGTGAAGGAAGCGATGGCCGTGGAAGACCCGGTGGCGATGGCGGTCCGGAGTTTCTAG
- a CDS encoding glutaredoxin family protein has protein sequence MRPGVTVYTRTGCHLCERVEALVEAARAKADFDLSIADVDADPQLRARYGLEVPLVAIDGNVLFNHAMDAAAFLDHIRKSQ, from the coding sequence GTGAGGCCCGGCGTCACGGTCTATACGCGCACCGGCTGCCACCTCTGTGAGCGCGTGGAGGCGCTGGTGGAAGCCGCCCGGGCAAAGGCCGATTTCGATCTCAGCATCGCCGACGTCGACGCGGACCCGCAGCTTCGCGCCCGCTATGGGCTCGAAGTCCCCCTGGTGGCCATCGACGGAAACGTGCTCTTCAACCACGCCATGGACGCCGCCGCATTCCTCGACCATATCCGAAAATCCCAGTGA
- a CDS encoding rhomboid family intramembrane serine protease, with translation MIPLRDSQPSHSFPAVTVALIAINVLIFLFEFSLDGYSRNHFVGEYGMTPARFEAVDLITSMFLHGGWMHLIGNMWFLWIFADNVEDVLGKGKFILFYLLSGVAAGLVHYIFNFGSPIPTVGASGAIAGVMGAYLVKFPHARIHTLVPIFIFITTYEIPAWFMLIYWFVIQIFSGFGEMAAAHGSHAGGVAWFAHVGGFLMGIALIKVLPTRERYRHYPEYRW, from the coding sequence GTGATCCCGCTTCGCGATTCGCAGCCCAGCCACTCTTTCCCCGCGGTGACGGTGGCTCTGATCGCGATCAACGTTCTGATCTTTCTCTTCGAGTTCTCTCTCGACGGCTACTCGCGCAACCACTTCGTGGGCGAATACGGCATGACGCCGGCGCGGTTCGAAGCGGTGGACCTGATCACCTCGATGTTCCTCCATGGCGGCTGGATGCACCTGATCGGCAATATGTGGTTCCTGTGGATCTTCGCGGACAACGTTGAGGACGTCCTGGGCAAGGGCAAGTTCATCCTGTTCTACCTGCTCTCCGGCGTCGCCGCGGGCCTCGTCCACTACATCTTCAACTTCGGCTCGCCGATTCCCACGGTCGGCGCCAGCGGCGCCATCGCCGGCGTGATGGGCGCCTATCTGGTGAAGTTCCCGCACGCGCGGATTCACACTCTCGTTCCGATCTTCATCTTTATCACCACCTACGAGATTCCCGCGTGGTTCATGCTCATCTACTGGTTCGTCATCCAGATATTCAGCGGCTTCGGCGAGATGGCGGCGGCCCACGGCTCGCACGCGGGCGGCGTCGCCTGGTTTGCCCATGTCGGCGGTTTTCTGATGGGCATCGCGCTCATCAAGGTTCTGCCCACGCGGGAGCGGTATCGTCACTATCCGGAGTACCGCTGGTGA